A portion of the Glycine max cultivar Williams 82 chromosome 10, Glycine_max_v4.0, whole genome shotgun sequence genome contains these proteins:
- the LOC106794958 gene encoding thaumatin-like protein 1b: MMSNIFSLCLSFSLLFYVAQGATVTFTNNCQYTVWPGTLTGDQNPQLSTTGFELAPGGTNSVNIPSPWSGRFWARTGCSNNGGFTCDTGDCASGQVECNGAGAIPPATLVEITVAPNGGQDFYDVSNVDGFNVPVSITPQGGSGECKTSSCPNNINDVNVCPSELQVKGSDGNVIACNSACVAFNEDQYCCRGDYDTEETCPPTNYSQIFEEQCPDAYSYAYDDKSSTFTCFNGPDYAIIFCP, translated from the exons atgatgagCAACATTTTTTCTCTCTGCCTCAGTTTTTCATTACTCTTCTACG TGGCTCAGGGAGCCACAGTTACTTTCACAAACAATTGCCAATACACGGTGTGGCCAGGAACCCTAACCGGAGACCAAAATCCTCAGCTGTCAACAACCGGTTTCGAGTTGGCTCCCGGAGGAACCAACTCTGTGAACATTCCATCTCCATGGTCGGGCCGGTTTTGGGCCCGAACCGGATGCTCCAACAACGGAGGGTTTACATGCGACACCGGAGACTGTGCCTCCGGTCAAGTCGAATGCAACGGTGCCGGTGCAATCCCACCCGCTACTTTGGTGGAAATCACCGTTGCACCGAACGGAGGACAAGATTTCTACGACGTGAGCAACGTGGACGGGTTCAATGTGCCGGTGTCCATAACCCCACAAGGTGGAAGTGGCGAATGCAAAACCTCTAGTTGTCCAAATAACATCAACGATGTCAATGTGTGCCCTTCGGAGCTCCAAGTGAAAGGGTCTGATGGTAATGTCATTGCTTGCAATAGTGCTTGTGTGGCTTTCAATGAAGATCAATATTGTTGCAGAGGAGATTACGACACAGAAGAGACATGTCCACCTACGAACTACTCTCAGATTTTCGAGGAGCAGTGTCCTGATGCTTATTCCTACGCTTACGATGATAAGAGCAGCACTTTCACTTGCTTCAACGGACCTGACTATGCCATCATATTCTGCCCTTGA